One genomic region from Pyrobaculum islandicum DSM 4184 encodes:
- a CDS encoding ABC transporter permease: protein MSVFITLVVKDMREILTSRYFLLSLLGGFVALVFVGVLMGVSIRGAAAAQKFAVVVNETNDLGHRYVEKLKALGGVVYSEFTPALLEKYSYVVIVPRNFTFPARLEVYRRYGGFLSLAAPAVLRTAAEELAREAGVPPTLVNVTLRLYFDGAWLGEAEAGALLSLYMASFVITLMVPLLVAATAAIAVGVEKEKRTLELILATPATPSALVLSKLVSSILLMLIQFAVFMVGYGVYFANLAYLPEVSQPREIPHLSLPTGTLALSALSILAISVLVVAVSFALASRAEDIKTAQSVATMVVFFFAAPAVVVFFAPTDWLKLDPLLHPLYIAVASLFGKWSEMYLLLAIDWALAAVALYVVSKVVTAEYLVTSRWRR from the coding sequence GTGAGTGTCTTCATCACTCTCGTGGTGAAGGATATGAGGGAGATCTTGACTTCGCGATACTTCCTCCTCTCCCTCCTAGGCGGCTTCGTTGCCTTGGTTTTCGTGGGCGTCCTAATGGGGGTCTCTATCCGCGGAGCCGCGGCGGCGCAGAAATTCGCCGTAGTGGTAAACGAGACAAACGACCTGGGGCATCGGTATGTGGAAAAGCTGAAGGCTCTTGGCGGCGTGGTGTACAGCGAATTTACGCCTGCGTTGCTTGAGAAGTACAGCTACGTCGTGATAGTGCCGAGGAACTTCACCTTCCCGGCGAGGTTGGAGGTGTACAGGAGATATGGCGGCTTTCTTTCGCTCGCCGCTCCAGCAGTTTTGAGAACCGCGGCGGAGGAGCTGGCAAGAGAGGCGGGCGTGCCTCCCACGCTCGTCAACGTCACCCTCCGCCTGTACTTCGACGGGGCGTGGCTGGGGGAGGCCGAAGCCGGCGCCCTGTTGAGTCTCTACATGGCCTCCTTCGTGATCACCTTAATGGTGCCTCTACTTGTGGCGGCGACTGCTGCCATCGCGGTGGGGGTAGAAAAGGAGAAGAGGACGTTAGAGCTCATACTCGCCACGCCGGCTACGCCAAGCGCGTTAGTTCTGTCCAAACTGGTCAGTTCTATCCTCCTCATGTTGATACAGTTCGCCGTTTTCATGGTCGGCTACGGGGTGTACTTCGCAAACTTAGCCTATCTGCCCGAAGTCTCCCAGCCTAGAGAGATCCCACATCTGTCTCTGCCCACGGGAACCCTGGCACTCTCGGCGTTGTCTATCCTAGCGATATCTGTCCTTGTGGTAGCTGTGTCTTTTGCCTTGGCCAGCCGCGCCGAGGATATCAAAACTGCGCAGAGCGTCGCAACTATGGTGGTGTTTTTCTTCGCCGCACCTGCGGTAGTTGTGTTTTTCGCCCCGACAGACTGGCTTAAGCTAGACCCTCTTCTACACCCACTCTATATTGCCGTGGCCTCTCTCTTCGGCAAATGGAGCGAGATGTATCTATTACTTGCGATAGACTGGGCGCTGGCGGCCGTAGCTCTCTATGTCGTGTCTAAGGTCGTCACCGCGGAGTACCTAGTGACCAGCCGGTGGAGGAGATGA
- a CDS encoding ABC transporter ATP-binding protein has protein sequence MIRAVGVRKRFGRLEALKGVDLEARAGEVVGLVGPNGAGKTTTLRVLAGLLKPDGGYAEVLGVRTDSPEFQKRRRYLAYLPEEVLPYDNLTGRQFIEFIHGLYGVDNVREAVEISGLGPRVDDKVKTYSKGMRRRLVVAALLTVGALALLLDEPTAGVDVVHAVEMRRLVKNYAKSRGAAVVYSSHNMLEVESVCDRVYFIDKGVVIAHGTPKQLMELYGASDLEEAFVRALGSAGGGGPAPPSP, from the coding sequence ATGATCCGAGCGGTGGGGGTTAGGAAGAGGTTCGGCCGCCTGGAGGCCCTCAAGGGAGTGGACCTAGAGGCGCGGGCGGGGGAGGTCGTGGGGCTTGTTGGACCAAACGGCGCTGGGAAAACCACCACGCTGCGAGTTCTCGCGGGCCTTCTCAAGCCCGACGGAGGCTACGCCGAGGTTCTAGGCGTTAGGACAGACTCGCCGGAGTTTCAGAAGAGACGGAGGTATCTCGCGTATCTGCCAGAGGAGGTTCTGCCCTACGACAACCTCACAGGGAGGCAGTTTATAGAGTTTATACACGGCCTATACGGCGTCGACAACGTGCGAGAGGCCGTGGAGATCTCGGGCCTTGGCCCACGCGTAGACGACAAGGTCAAGACCTACTCAAAGGGCATGAGGCGTAGGCTCGTCGTAGCCGCCTTGCTAACAGTGGGCGCGTTGGCGCTACTCCTGGATGAACCCACGGCAGGAGTCGACGTGGTACACGCCGTCGAGATGAGGAGACTGGTGAAGAACTACGCCAAGTCGAGGGGGGCCGCCGTGGTTTACTCAAGCCACAACATGCTTGAGGTTGAGTCCGTCTGCGACCGGGTGTACTTCATAGACAAGGGGGTCGTGATAGCGCACGGCACGCCCAAGCAACTCATGGAGCTGTACGGAGCGTCCGACCTGGAGGAGGCCTTCGTCAGAGCTCTAGGAAGCGCGGGCGGGGGAGGCCCAGCACCTCCGTCTCCTTGA
- a CDS encoding MqnA/MqnD/SBP family protein — translation MVRVVRIRYAHSDPLFWRAKLDVVEAGNLEAARLLREGAADIGFVPITMAAELGLPIVPRLAIYSTGPILSARVFKGRGARGLCAVSETTVSARVVNKLLGVSLETVEDPWAALDACSEVLAIGDEALRMIDKGVPTLLDIGELWQERVGTPLFFAVLVAKPGTEGLEEAVAEMENSLAHFYENPTPLVESTARRLGVSRRLVEEYFQRSRYLLNSGYIQHIVKETEVLGLPRPRFLEL, via the coding sequence ATGGTTAGAGTTGTAAGAATTCGATACGCCCACAGCGACCCCCTCTTCTGGCGGGCAAAACTCGACGTGGTAGAGGCCGGCAACCTAGAGGCGGCCCGCCTCTTGAGGGAAGGCGCCGCCGACATAGGCTTTGTCCCAATAACCATGGCCGCCGAGCTAGGCCTTCCCATAGTGCCGAGACTAGCTATATACAGCACAGGGCCTATACTGTCGGCAAGAGTCTTCAAGGGGCGCGGGGCGAGGGGGCTCTGCGCGGTGAGTGAAACCACTGTAAGCGCAAGGGTAGTGAACAAGTTGCTCGGCGTTTCGCTAGAGACTGTGGAGGACCCCTGGGCCGCTCTTGACGCATGTTCCGAAGTTTTGGCAATCGGCGACGAGGCTCTGCGGATGATCGACAAGGGGGTCCCCACCCTTCTAGACATCGGCGAGCTCTGGCAAGAGCGCGTTGGAACACCGCTATTTTTCGCTGTCTTGGTCGCGAAGCCGGGGACCGAGGGGCTTGAGGAGGCGGTAGCCGAGATGGAGAACTCCCTCGCCCACTTCTACGAGAACCCCACCCCTCTTGTTGAATCCACGGCAAGACGCCTCGGCGTAAGCCGGAGGCTCGTTGAGGAGTACTTCCAGAGATCCCGCTATCTGTTGAACAGCGGCTATATACAGCACATAGTCAAGGAGACGGAGGTGCTGGGCCTCCCCCGCCCGCGCTTCCTAGAGCTCTGA
- the mqnC gene encoding cyclic dehypoxanthinyl futalosine synthase: MPLFKRDDIEELLKADLWELGRRAYEIRLRTYGKTTTFISNMVLNYTNVCVVGCSFCAFYRPPGHPESYVYTVEEAVKRVLAIDAKYGIRQVLIQGGVNPDVGIEYFEALFRAIKTKAPHIAIHALSPLEIDYLSRRERATYREVLERLREAGMDSMPGGGGEILVDRVRKEVAPRKIDSSTWLRIMEEAHKIGIPTSATMMYGHVETISDIAEHMYKIAELQEKTKGFLAFIAWNFEPGTSELGKRIKYPKTSATLLRIIAVARIVFDGIIPHIQSGWLTTGPETAQLAMYFGADDFGGTLYEEKVLEWKRVETPIDKREDVIQIIRSASFTPAERDNMYNVVKVYG, translated from the coding sequence GTGCCTTTGTTTAAAAGAGACGACATAGAAGAGCTCCTAAAGGCAGATCTCTGGGAGCTCGGCCGTAGGGCCTATGAAATAAGGCTGAGGACGTATGGCAAAACCACTACCTTTATTTCAAATATGGTTTTGAACTATACAAACGTATGTGTAGTTGGATGCTCTTTCTGCGCTTTCTACCGGCCGCCGGGCCACCCCGAGAGTTATGTATATACGGTGGAGGAGGCGGTCAAGAGAGTGTTGGCTATAGACGCTAAATACGGCATTAGACAAGTCTTGATACAAGGCGGGGTTAACCCCGACGTAGGCATTGAATACTTTGAGGCGCTTTTCCGCGCCATAAAGACAAAGGCTCCGCACATAGCTATACATGCACTTTCGCCACTAGAGATAGACTATCTATCGCGGAGAGAACGCGCCACATATCGGGAGGTGTTAGAGAGGCTGAGGGAGGCTGGCATGGACTCTATGCCAGGTGGCGGCGGTGAAATACTTGTCGACAGAGTGAGGAAGGAGGTCGCGCCCAGGAAGATAGATAGCTCGACTTGGCTTAGAATTATGGAGGAGGCACATAAAATCGGCATCCCAACCTCAGCTACGATGATGTACGGCCATGTTGAAACTATAAGCGACATCGCAGAGCACATGTACAAAATTGCAGAACTCCAAGAAAAAACAAAAGGCTTCCTGGCTTTTATCGCTTGGAATTTTGAACCTGGAACAAGCGAACTTGGCAAACGTATAAAATACCCAAAGACATCGGCTACGTTGTTGAGAATTATAGCTGTGGCGAGGATAGTTTTCGACGGCATTATCCCCCATATACAAAGCGGCTGGCTCACCACGGGGCCGGAGACTGCGCAATTGGCTATGTACTTTGGCGCAGACGACTTCGGAGGCACATTGTACGAGGAGAAAGTCCTCGAGTGGAAACGCGTTGAAACGCCGATAGATAAGAGAGAAGATGTAATACAAATCATAAGATCGGCTAGTTTTACGCCAGCAGAGCGGGATAATATGTACAACGTCGTCAAGGTATATGGTTAG
- a CDS encoding CofH family radical SAM protein, with protein sequence MTLFNILAEVVVLDTSYIIESALRDLDRSEAARIFNEADVFVLAKAADYLTKRFFGDVVTFVNNVVVNYSNICVARCPICAFYRPPGHPEGYVKKPEEAAALVEMFVREYGVTELHINGGFNPLLTPEYFDELFRAVKRRVPHVVIKGPTMAEAAYYAKLWKTSVREVLSRWKEAGLDAISGGGAEIFAEDVRKVITPYKISGEEWVRIAEIAHELGIPSNVTMLYGHVERVEHVVDHIFRVRELQEKTGGLLLFIPVKFNPYNTELYKRGLVKTVAPSIYDVKITAIARLILLDRLKVAAYWLSVGKRLVSTLLLAGANDLVGTMYNETVLRSAGATHSATIEELAAIVREVGKIPALRDTFHRKTIILNAS encoded by the coding sequence ATGACACTTTTTAATATTTTAGCAGAAGTCGTTGTGCTAGATACTTCCTACATTATCGAAAGTGCTCTCAGAGACCTTGACAGATCAGAGGCGGCGCGTATATTTAATGAGGCGGACGTCTTCGTTCTAGCAAAAGCCGCCGACTACTTGACAAAGAGGTTTTTTGGAGATGTCGTTACTTTTGTTAACAACGTCGTAGTAAACTATAGTAATATCTGCGTGGCGAGATGTCCTATATGTGCTTTCTACAGACCTCCGGGCCATCCAGAGGGCTACGTGAAAAAGCCGGAGGAAGCCGCCGCCCTTGTCGAGATGTTTGTTAGGGAATACGGCGTGACAGAGCTCCATATAAACGGGGGTTTCAACCCCCTCTTAACGCCTGAATATTTTGACGAATTGTTTAGGGCTGTTAAAAGGCGGGTGCCCCACGTGGTGATAAAAGGCCCGACGATGGCCGAAGCTGCCTACTACGCAAAGCTTTGGAAGACAAGCGTCCGCGAGGTACTCTCCCGTTGGAAAGAGGCTGGGCTCGACGCTATTTCTGGCGGCGGCGCCGAGATATTTGCAGAAGATGTAAGAAAGGTAATTACGCCGTATAAAATATCTGGCGAAGAGTGGGTTAGAATCGCCGAGATAGCCCACGAGTTGGGAATTCCAAGTAATGTCACAATGCTCTACGGCCACGTAGAGAGGGTAGAACATGTAGTTGACCACATATTTAGAGTTAGAGAACTACAGGAAAAGACAGGCGGCCTCTTGCTCTTTATACCTGTCAAATTCAACCCGTACAACACAGAGCTGTACAAGAGGGGTCTTGTCAAAACTGTCGCCCCCTCTATATACGACGTAAAAATCACCGCAATAGCTAGGCTGATCTTGTTAGACAGACTCAAAGTGGCGGCGTATTGGCTTTCAGTTGGGAAAAGACTTGTTTCTACGCTGCTTTTAGCTGGCGCAAACGACCTCGTAGGCACGATGTATAACGAGACTGTGTTAAGATCTGCAGGCGCTACACATAGCGCAACAATAGAGGAGCTTGCCGCGATAGTTAGAGAAGTTGGAAAAATACCCGCCCTCCGCGATACCTTCCACAGAAAGACGATAATTCTCAACGCGTCTTGA
- a CDS encoding mannosyltransferase family protein, with translation MCCPGWTSAWDAQHFQRIATFGYREEIDYTFPLLFPLAVKTFTVATGIDVIKTSAIMADIFNYLTPFVVILISKQRFS, from the coding sequence CTGTGTTGCCCCGGATGGACCAGCGCCTGGGATGCCCAACACTTCCAGCGAATTGCTACGTTTGGCTATAGAGAGGAGATAGACTACACCTTCCCTCTACTATTCCCCTTAGCAGTAAAAACATTTACAGTAGCCACAGGCATAGACGTCATTAAGACGTCGGCTATCATGGCGGATATATTTAACTATCTAACGCCTTTTGTGGTTATTTTGATTTCAAAACAGCGCTTTTCCTAA
- a CDS encoding CBS domain-containing protein, with protein MEVGTLVRKNPIVLKHDGTILEAIQLMAKHNVGVLPIVDGEGRPLGVISERHVIKALAAGVPLDRPALEVARRELVTVMPDANVYDALLEMRRRGVRHVLVVDRDGRLIGVLSIRDFMREDVLAYIGFQAWQPPDVGGPEIMSL; from the coding sequence ATGGAAGTGGGCACGTTGGTTCGGAAAAACCCGATAGTTCTCAAACACGACGGAACCATCCTGGAGGCTATCCAACTTATGGCGAAGCACAACGTGGGGGTTTTGCCCATAGTTGACGGAGAGGGAAGACCGCTTGGCGTAATCTCAGAACGGCACGTGATTAAGGCGCTTGCCGCCGGGGTGCCTCTGGATAGGCCGGCTCTAGAGGTCGCCAGAAGGGAGCTGGTGACCGTCATGCCTGACGCCAACGTCTACGACGCACTACTTGAGATGAGACGACGCGGCGTCCGCCATGTGCTGGTGGTTGACCGCGACGGACGGCTGATTGGTGTACTATCTATCAGGGACTTCATGAGGGAGGATGTACTGGCCTACATAGGCTTCCAGGCGTGGCAACCGCCAGATGTGGGAGGCCCAGAGATTATGTCTCTGTAG
- a CDS encoding MTH1187 family thiamine-binding protein translates to MAKMVVSLSVTPLGTGSTSLSKHVKKVTDIIRESGLRYRTGAGFTDIELDSYRQLADLLDKIEKTLVDMGVQRISYVVKIDRRIDKELFIEEKIARAEGI, encoded by the coding sequence ATGGCAAAAATGGTAGTAAGTCTCTCAGTAACGCCACTTGGCACAGGTTCCACTAGCCTCTCTAAGCATGTAAAAAAGGTCACCGATATTATCAGAGAGTCAGGCCTTAGGTATCGGACAGGCGCCGGCTTTACAGATATAGAACTAGACTCATATCGCCAACTCGCCGACTTGCTAGACAAAATCGAAAAGACGTTGGTAGACATGGGCGTCCAGCGTATCTCCTACGTTGTTAAAATAGATAGGAGGATAGATAAAGAGCTTTTTATAGAAGAGAAGATAGCGCGAGCAGAAGGGATTTAA
- a CDS encoding KaiC domain-containing protein translates to MKRISTGVETLDRALEGGIPQGSWVVVTGEPGVGKSILCIHFAYAGLKSGDPVVYVTTEQEFRDVMEQAKQLGMDFSQFSVYNIAWKKEPEELPEIVVVDIFGLLKVARQLTEKSKEESPDKVRRYAALSIDTLIEAINEAYEILAVAKERGTPERHVRLVIDSMSAFWVDKPVMARKYSYQLKIATHRENVTAMLTSQYAPTTRQAYGFGLEHIADGVIHMWMDDVESAKEIRRWLIIKKMRMTAHATKAFRVRIESGRGIVLEEA, encoded by the coding sequence GTGAAAAGAATTTCAACCGGCGTAGAGACGCTAGACCGCGCACTTGAGGGAGGGATCCCCCAGGGGTCTTGGGTTGTAGTTACTGGAGAACCCGGCGTGGGAAAGTCGATCCTCTGTATACACTTTGCCTACGCGGGGCTAAAGTCGGGAGACCCCGTGGTATATGTCACCACTGAGCAAGAGTTTAGAGACGTGATGGAACAAGCTAAACAGCTTGGGATGGACTTCTCCCAGTTTTCTGTTTACAACATCGCCTGGAAAAAGGAGCCGGAGGAGCTTCCAGAGATTGTCGTCGTCGATATATTCGGGCTTCTAAAGGTGGCGCGCCAACTGACAGAGAAGTCTAAGGAGGAGAGCCCAGACAAAGTGAGACGCTACGCCGCGTTATCTATAGACACCCTAATCGAGGCTATAAACGAGGCCTACGAGATCCTGGCCGTGGCTAAGGAGCGGGGGACCCCGGAGCGTCATGTCCGCCTAGTCATAGACTCTATGTCCGCCTTCTGGGTAGACAAGCCGGTCATGGCGCGTAAGTACTCGTACCAACTCAAAATTGCTACACATAGAGAAAACGTAACAGCCATGCTTACAAGCCAATACGCGCCTACGACAAGACAAGCCTACGGCTTTGGGCTTGAGCATATTGCAGACGGCGTAATTCATATGTGGATGGATGACGTAGAGAGCGCCAAGGAGATAAGGCGCTGGCTAATAATAAAAAAGATGAGAATGACGGCACACGCCACAAAGGCGTTTAGAGTTAGAATAGAGTCTGGCAGAGGGATAGTGCTAGAGGAGGCCTAG
- a CDS encoding MFS transporter: MSIRLVTSASMAGTLIEWYEFFAYASLSPYIMANFFPKGDPIAASLLTWLVFATGFVVRPVGAVVFGHLGDKVGRKTTFIATLLLMGMATFFMGLLPTYSQVGILAPILLTLLRILQGISLGGEYGGAITYVLEHAAGRNRAFYAGFVAATPPLGLGLSSLTLVTVAKLLPPQDFQTYGWRMPFLVSIVLTILGLVLRLKLTETPLFEKIKSEKAVAKIPLIEAVVKYPRYILVGIAVAAGHSVLAYTATGYIFPFLTSVPKLSPVDASFAVGIAGVLQLPFYILNAWLSEKVGRRVIYSAGLAMALATYYSIFSWLTGVKDLALVTLGVFVLILATAFTFSVLGTALAELFPTKVRYTAMSLSFNLGIGVFGGFTPSIVQAISYWLNNPIAGVLFYTYIVAGFALAVALTLMPETKDKPLD, from the coding sequence ATGTCTATAAGACTTGTAACTTCAGCATCGATGGCCGGAACTCTAATTGAATGGTATGAGTTTTTTGCATATGCCTCGTTATCTCCCTACATAATGGCGAATTTCTTCCCAAAGGGAGACCCCATAGCAGCTAGTTTACTCACGTGGCTAGTGTTTGCAACAGGTTTTGTCGTCAGGCCGGTCGGTGCCGTGGTTTTTGGCCACCTCGGCGATAAAGTGGGTAGAAAAACCACCTTTATTGCCACTCTTCTCCTAATGGGCATGGCGACGTTTTTCATGGGGCTTCTGCCGACGTATAGCCAAGTGGGAATTCTAGCGCCTATATTGCTGACTTTATTACGAATCCTACAGGGTATTTCCCTCGGCGGCGAATACGGCGGGGCTATAACATATGTACTTGAACATGCGGCCGGCCGTAATAGGGCGTTTTATGCTGGTTTTGTTGCCGCCACTCCGCCGTTGGGCCTTGGCCTTTCTTCGCTGACGCTTGTAACGGTGGCCAAACTTCTGCCGCCCCAAGACTTTCAGACATACGGCTGGCGCATGCCATTTCTCGTCTCTATCGTGTTAACTATACTTGGCTTAGTGTTACGTCTAAAGCTGACGGAGACCCCCCTCTTTGAGAAAATTAAGAGCGAGAAAGCCGTGGCGAAGATACCTCTGATAGAGGCGGTGGTTAAGTATCCACGTTATATCTTAGTCGGCATAGCTGTGGCGGCGGGACATTCTGTCCTTGCATATACAGCGACCGGCTATATATTCCCATTTCTCACAAGCGTGCCTAAGCTCAGCCCTGTCGATGCCAGCTTCGCTGTGGGAATAGCCGGCGTACTCCAGCTACCGTTCTACATACTCAACGCCTGGCTTTCAGAAAAAGTAGGCCGGAGGGTAATCTACTCGGCCGGCCTCGCTATGGCGTTGGCCACGTACTATTCAATTTTCAGTTGGCTGACAGGAGTTAAAGACCTAGCTCTAGTCACGCTTGGCGTCTTTGTTCTCATACTCGCCACGGCGTTTACCTTCAGCGTGCTTGGCACGGCGCTAGCTGAGCTATTCCCCACTAAGGTGAGATACACGGCCATGTCTCTCTCATTTAACCTAGGCATTGGCGTCTTTGGCGGCTTTACGCCATCGATAGTACAAGCGATTTCCTACTGGCTTAACAACCCAATTGCAGGCGTGCTATTTTACACATATATAGTAGCCGGCTTCGCCCTGGCTGTAGCACTTACACTCATGCCTGAGACTAAGGACAAACCTCTAGACTAG
- a CDS encoding zinc ribbon domain-containing protein: MYAYRTLRIEIPWKLIEERPDVLDLVTRMYLAVGEYVKRLLKELTGQEEPKLTTEELDRLLTPEKRELACKIIEETFPRYGLGRALVRYSKFLWRDVAFYRAIPLDVQLRAENERDVSTAVFVDLKSGVVRVRKLGIPPFAVELKKSDISWIRRRLEEGARLKLAFLGVEKRNGEKPTYGRLYVALVFAREVTPVEPRGIVVVDVNRLDHGIMVGVVKDGKIVKRKRLPDERAVRKLRKLHEEISRLEERAAKEADPARRGQLEDKVNRLKSKRYRKIRDVVARIAKEIIELARQNNAAVVVDTIEEKTYSARKQSGESGDRKHLYDGLGQLRKRLQALAQWYGLPYMEVRLYSTKCPRCGAKMVEERKRIMRCPSCGFSDTRDNIPLLWAKRRYWEILQKIKQPVFSPIKLLTS, encoded by the coding sequence ATGTACGCATACAGAACGCTGAGGATAGAAATCCCCTGGAAACTCATCGAAGAGCGGCCAGACGTCTTAGACCTAGTGACGCGTATGTATTTAGCCGTCGGGGAATATGTAAAGAGACTGCTTAAGGAGTTGACGGGGCAAGAGGAGCCGAAGCTAACTACGGAGGAGCTAGACCGCCTGCTTACTCCCGAGAAGCGGGAGTTGGCGTGCAAGATCATTGAAGAGACCTTTCCCAGGTACGGGCTTGGGAGGGCTCTTGTGAGATATTCCAAGTTTCTCTGGCGCGACGTGGCGTTCTACCGGGCAATCCCCCTCGACGTCCAACTGAGGGCCGAAAACGAGAGAGACGTGAGTACGGCGGTCTTTGTCGACCTAAAGAGTGGCGTCGTTAGAGTGCGTAAGCTCGGCATACCGCCTTTCGCCGTCGAGTTGAAAAAGAGCGACATCTCTTGGATTAGGCGAAGGTTGGAGGAGGGCGCCAGACTCAAGTTGGCGTTTCTTGGCGTTGAAAAGAGAAATGGTGAGAAGCCGACCTATGGAAGACTCTACGTTGCTCTTGTCTTCGCCAGAGAGGTGACGCCAGTAGAGCCCAGAGGTATTGTAGTTGTTGATGTAAACAGGTTGGATCACGGCATAATGGTGGGTGTTGTAAAAGACGGCAAGATTGTCAAGCGGAAGAGGCTACCCGACGAACGCGCGGTGAGGAAGCTGAGAAAACTCCACGAAGAGATAAGTCGCCTTGAGGAGCGGGCCGCCAAAGAGGCGGATCCCGCTAGAAGGGGTCAGCTTGAGGACAAAGTTAATCGTCTCAAGTCCAAACGGTATAGGAAGATCCGCGACGTCGTAGCGCGGATCGCAAAGGAGATAATCGAGCTCGCCAGACAGAACAACGCCGCCGTCGTGGTGGATACGATAGAGGAGAAGACGTATTCGGCGAGGAAGCAGAGTGGCGAAAGCGGCGATAGGAAACACCTCTACGACGGGCTTGGCCAGCTGAGGAAGCGCCTACAAGCGCTAGCGCAATGGTACGGGCTGCCGTATATGGAGGTGCGTCTCTATAGTACAAAGTGTCCAAGGTGTGGTGCGAAGATGGTGGAGGAAAGAAAGCGCATAATGCGTTGCCCCTCCTGTGGCTTCAGCGATACACGCGACAACATCCCGCTACTCTGGGCCAAGAGGAGGTACTGGGAAATCCTCCAGAAGATAAAACAACCTGTTTTTTCGCCCATCAAACTTTTAACCTCGTAA
- the pdxS gene encoding pyridoxal 5'-phosphate synthase lyase subunit PdxS codes for MIGEVYTQLEKIRDFFYGLAEVRDRLREAGVTWPKPLPEAEVGTVRVKIGLPAMLRRGVIMDVTNVEQAQIAEEAGAVGVMVLDKLPYDVRKAGGVARMADVKVIEEVMSHITIPVSAKVRIGHYYEAVILQEIGVDLIDESEVLTPVDEQHHINKWAFAVPFVNGCRELCEALRRISEGASMIRSKGEAGTGNVSEAVKHFKALYGAIEELSAALRAGDEEKIRDYARRCQAPIELTALTARLGRLPVVTFAAGGIATPADAALMMWLGADGIFVGSGIFKSQDPRERAEAIVLATAYWDDPEKVVEAQRMVSEKSAMMGIDIKTLKPEELLQVRGV; via the coding sequence ATGATCGGAGAGGTGTACACCCAGCTGGAGAAGATCAGGGACTTCTTCTACGGCCTTGCCGAGGTGAGAGATAGGCTTAGGGAGGCGGGGGTGACCTGGCCCAAGCCTCTCCCCGAGGCCGAGGTGGGGACTGTCAGAGTTAAGATAGGCCTCCCGGCGATGCTCAGGCGGGGAGTCATCATGGACGTCACCAACGTCGAACAAGCACAAATAGCAGAAGAGGCGGGCGCCGTGGGCGTCATGGTATTGGACAAGCTTCCCTACGACGTGAGAAAGGCCGGGGGCGTCGCCAGGATGGCAGACGTGAAGGTGATAGAGGAGGTCATGAGCCACATCACCATCCCGGTCTCGGCTAAGGTGAGGATCGGCCACTACTACGAGGCCGTGATCCTACAGGAGATTGGGGTGGACCTCATAGACGAGTCAGAGGTCCTCACGCCTGTGGACGAACAACATCACATAAACAAGTGGGCCTTCGCGGTGCCCTTCGTCAACGGGTGCCGCGAGCTGTGCGAGGCGCTGAGGAGGATATCCGAGGGCGCCTCAATGATTAGGTCCAAGGGCGAGGCGGGGACGGGCAACGTAAGCGAGGCCGTGAAACACTTCAAGGCTCTATACGGGGCAATAGAGGAGCTGTCGGCCGCGCTGAGAGCCGGGGACGAGGAGAAGATCAGGGACTACGCCAGGAGGTGCCAAGCCCCAATAGAGCTGACAGCCCTCACGGCGAGGCTCGGGAGACTCCCCGTGGTGACCTTCGCCGCCGGCGGAATAGCGACGCCGGCAGACGCTGCGTTGATGATGTGGCTCGGGGCAGACGGGATATTCGTCGGTAGCGGCATATTCAAAAGTCAAGACCCCAGAGAAAGGGCGGAGGCCATCGTGCTGGCGACAGCCTACTGGGACGACCCGGAGAAGGTGGTGGAGGCCCAGAGGATGGTCAGCGAGAAAAGCGCCATGATGGGCATAGACATCAAAACGCTGAAGCCCGAGGAACTCCTCCAAGTAAGAGGAGTATGA